From the genome of Solidesulfovibrio carbinolicus, one region includes:
- a CDS encoding tetratricopeptide repeat protein, whose amino-acid sequence MQQPPSSQARPRSGHKPVKGVFSIESQKFLGIGGIGRAGQRLFFYAEQPADSDQVFMQRLSRDFIPTGTRRAISREQLFTQYQPEPSIYLNKVVPVMRRLEEAVSAADGHRERQELFAAEFEYKGVLQLDEEHVRAAFGLGLTYLERQEKHNADVVFHKIMRIDAAFTPEHKHLFNEFGIQMRKLGMYDEAMRYYSQAYRLCDTDEHLLYNMARTLFEKGRVKSCRAMLGQALRLNPEFPEGRAFLAYLESLARGEAATEPPLSAATLEKPPGVLDEPPPAQGH is encoded by the coding sequence ATGCAACAGCCCCCTTCTTCACAAGCCAGGCCCCGGTCGGGCCACAAGCCCGTCAAGGGCGTGTTTTCCATTGAATCCCAGAAGTTTTTGGGCATCGGCGGCATCGGCCGGGCCGGGCAGCGCCTGTTTTTCTACGCCGAGCAACCCGCCGATTCGGACCAGGTGTTCATGCAGCGTTTAAGCCGCGATTTCATTCCCACCGGAACCCGGCGGGCCATCAGCCGCGAGCAGCTCTTCACCCAGTATCAGCCCGAACCCTCAATCTATCTCAACAAGGTCGTTCCGGTCATGCGCCGTCTGGAGGAGGCGGTCAGCGCGGCCGACGGCCACCGGGAACGCCAGGAGCTTTTCGCCGCCGAGTTCGAATACAAGGGCGTGCTGCAACTGGACGAAGAACATGTCCGGGCGGCCTTTGGCTTGGGGCTAACCTATCTGGAGCGTCAGGAGAAGCATAATGCCGACGTGGTCTTCCATAAGATCATGCGCATTGATGCGGCCTTTACGCCCGAACACAAACACCTGTTCAACGAATTCGGCATCCAGATGCGCAAGCTTGGCATGTACGACGAGGCCATGCGCTATTACAGCCAGGCCTACCGCCTGTGTGACACCGACGAACATTTGCTCTACAACATGGCCCGTACGCTATTTGAGAAAGGGCGCGTGAAAAGCTGCCGGGCCATGCTGGGACAAGCCCTTCGGCTCAATCCCGAATTCCCGGAGGGGCGGGCCTTTCTGGCCTACCTTGAATCCCTGGCCCGAGGCGAGGCCGCCACGGAACCGCCGCTTTCCGCCGCTACCTTGGAAAAACCTCCCGGCGTCTTGGACGAACCGCCGCCGGCCCAGGGCCATTGA
- a CDS encoding HD-GYP domain-containing protein, whose product MQIDEYPILVEQLCPGLFIRIDEPGLAHPFPPKGFKLRTDADVAKVMALGLAHVYCIPDKSDRLPISLEELDGLAGKRQKGPWSAARTPVSAELSSLKRETIERNKDRLERFAACEKRYEKAMDKVVEALKKVSSPNAEVLEAAGEVVGPMAETFLSDLDVLINVMTAKMRDEAKHYHALNVAVLSMMLAKEMGLDKAAIEEVGIGSLFHDVGKGRIPIQRFSKGNMITMNKVLKEYYMEHPKIGAKMLAAVPGFPPAAQMLVLQHHELLDGTGFPGRIQGPAMVLGARIAAVANVYDRLCNSKDGAPVRTPHEAMKALYKKRGPLDPKAVTMFIRKLGVYPPGSLVELSNTMQGMVVSANIRDSLRPSVKVYHPDIPKREALIIDLTIETELTVAKALRPEDLAPDVLQYLNPGKQVSFYVDAAPRA is encoded by the coding sequence ATGCAGATAGACGAATACCCCATACTGGTGGAACAACTGTGCCCCGGGCTTTTCATCCGCATCGACGAGCCCGGACTGGCCCACCCCTTTCCGCCCAAAGGCTTCAAGCTGCGCACCGACGCCGACGTGGCCAAGGTCATGGCCCTGGGGCTGGCCCACGTCTATTGCATTCCCGACAAGTCCGACCGCCTGCCCATCTCCCTGGAAGAACTCGACGGTCTGGCCGGCAAACGCCAAAAAGGCCCCTGGTCCGCCGCCCGCACCCCGGTCTCGGCCGAACTCTCCAGCCTCAAGCGCGAAACCATCGAACGCAACAAGGACCGCCTGGAGCGCTTCGCCGCCTGCGAGAAGCGCTACGAAAAGGCCATGGACAAGGTGGTCGAGGCGCTCAAAAAGGTCAGTTCTCCCAACGCCGAGGTTCTGGAAGCGGCCGGCGAAGTGGTTGGCCCCATGGCCGAGACGTTTCTCTCGGACCTTGACGTGCTCATAAACGTCATGACGGCCAAAATGCGCGACGAGGCAAAGCACTACCACGCCCTCAACGTGGCCGTGCTGTCCATGATGCTGGCCAAGGAAATGGGGCTCGACAAAGCGGCCATCGAGGAAGTGGGCATTGGTTCGCTCTTCCACGACGTGGGCAAGGGACGCATTCCCATTCAGCGGTTTTCCAAGGGCAACATGATCACCATGAACAAGGTGCTCAAGGAATACTACATGGAGCACCCCAAAATCGGGGCCAAAATGCTGGCCGCCGTGCCCGGGTTTCCGCCCGCCGCCCAGATGCTGGTGCTCCAGCACCACGAACTCCTCGACGGCACGGGCTTTCCGGGACGCATCCAAGGCCCGGCCATGGTGCTCGGGGCGCGCATCGCCGCCGTGGCCAATGTCTACGACCGGTTGTGCAACAGCAAGGACGGCGCCCCTGTCCGCACGCCCCACGAAGCCATGAAGGCTCTCTACAAAAAACGCGGCCCCCTGGACCCCAAGGCCGTGACCATGTTCATCCGCAAGCTCGGCGTCTACCCGCCGGGTTCCCTGGTCGAGCTGTCCAACACCATGCAGGGCATGGTGGTTTCGGCCAATATCCGCGATTCGCTGCGCCCAAGCGTCAAGGTCTACCACCCCGACATTCCCAAGCGCGAAGCCCTCATCATCGATCTGACCATCGAGACCGAGCTGACCGTGGCCAAGGCCCTGCGCCCCGAAGACCTTGCCCCGGATGTGCTCCAGTACTTAAACCCCGGCAAGCAGGTTTCCTTCTATGTGGACGCCGCGCCCCGGGCCTAG
- a CDS encoding class I adenylate cyclase, which produces MSRPGSPARAIMRTLRTGLSQPPGSDLGALLPLARQALAFIDRGGVDDPSTAAEASEVAFLLAALLDAGDENFARQAFPLLFRLGVEGEVLAVTHLETLPEELAVSLLANLRDEEKLLFANAFFRRPRAERPKTAALCLEILEDVVERIPDELLILLDLLANRHEYPALPLRNALIRGRLGMWLARLLQMDLSAEQIRYMARVAGRLREPGLVEKLAARLGDLDEVSAEIICRALAETPGLDQAVVAAPARALVESPEPSLTAAALCALARCDETQAAQALAALAVAEPGRVAELAPCLAGLSHAAYGQALRALPPQSRRAMVCAVYAVLAAALPGPAQAAARGLAKAGAADQALVEVLAADLAARARAAARPLPVRSPLPGPATAAGQTGKGLWSRVKTLVAQPSGTSGEPADNLRRELATPGARLEKRQIMWTALDGAVLADVEVARCSLKAVSLMGAVMTGTIFSATQFADVNFEGARLENVTFAGCRFLNCRFSEAVLGKVRFIDCDMRLCAFGGLAGEDVAMTGLDALACDFIGATLAGLTLTRCRLRAASLVRAVVHDCACQGVVFSDCLFEMATFVRIRFQSVRTEGCYFAKSRFIGPTDEPDILGAVARDEAAAILEAAEAGQPLPSALADGPGLRLIAAVCDIVLAGRDYRRRRLAMLANNKRRLAWARRRLGEDGAAFLEVLPTLVQAPLVRDDNGLRPAPAARIAGQLPTLAAARLAASHFGDRVAEATTLPNDAIRVEAVYTIGSVGTVAQTDDSDLDVWIVLAEADAARPDLAAFQDKLDAVSRQADRDHHLEIHFFLMSVSDIRDNIFGYSADEGYGSAQGCLLKEEFYRTALVVAGKKPAWWCLPPDIAEEGYAKAMAALGRTAADVAADCLDFGCVRAIAGDEYFGASLWMIVKSLTSPFKSIIKFGLLEKYAAHPGRPNLLCETLKASILASQGGLWRCDPYALLFKEVSRHYEESGQAGAMELLRQAFLQKTGFDPCDEYASRTGEAILDHFFPYAPPATGSCPPLPKKAGADAETGFAQGMVLCDAISNYFLKAYERLKNRSAELGAAGGLTERDQAMLSRRIAASFAKRVGKVMRLPFLRPGRHLFDSLEIGLEDGKSREAGLVAKGEPAVRGGTRKSRQKETLRQELSVVRLAAWLVANELYRPGLHVQATLLPAPLTLPDCVGLLTAVHDLFPARATFNPPLSWGLSPEKVTTALLVVNMMAPREERATVSIDTLYATSWGEFFHLERTTALEPLGVSPRDYLIDSMGLTLDPDARIEVYAPAKSLCQAVRRAKKS; this is translated from the coding sequence GTGAGCCGGCCGGGCTCGCCGGCCCGGGCCATCATGCGGACCCTGCGCACGGGCCTGTCCCAGCCGCCGGGTTCCGACCTCGGCGCGCTGTTGCCCCTGGCCCGGCAAGCCCTGGCCTTTATCGACCGGGGAGGCGTGGACGATCCGAGCACGGCCGCCGAAGCCTCCGAGGTGGCTTTTCTCCTGGCGGCGCTGCTCGACGCCGGCGATGAAAATTTCGCCAGACAGGCCTTTCCCCTGCTCTTTCGCCTGGGCGTCGAGGGCGAGGTGCTGGCCGTCACCCACCTGGAAACCCTGCCCGAGGAACTGGCCGTCTCCCTGCTGGCAAACCTTCGCGACGAGGAAAAACTCCTTTTCGCCAACGCTTTTTTCCGCCGTCCCCGAGCCGAGCGCCCCAAAACCGCCGCTTTGTGCCTGGAAATCCTCGAGGACGTGGTGGAGCGCATCCCCGACGAGCTGCTCATTCTCCTCGACCTCTTGGCCAACCGCCACGAATACCCGGCCCTGCCCCTGCGAAACGCGCTCATCCGGGGACGCCTGGGCATGTGGCTGGCCCGGCTGCTGCAAATGGACCTTTCGGCCGAACAGATCCGGTACATGGCCCGGGTGGCCGGCCGGCTGCGTGAGCCGGGGCTGGTGGAAAAGCTCGCGGCACGCCTTGGCGATCTGGACGAAGTCTCGGCCGAGATCATCTGCCGCGCCCTGGCCGAGACGCCGGGACTCGACCAGGCCGTCGTGGCCGCCCCGGCCCGGGCACTTGTCGAATCTCCGGAACCCTCGCTCACCGCCGCCGCCCTGTGTGCCCTGGCCCGCTGCGACGAGACCCAAGCAGCCCAGGCCCTGGCCGCCCTGGCCGTCGCCGAACCCGGGCGTGTGGCCGAACTGGCTCCCTGCCTGGCCGGATTATCCCACGCCGCCTACGGCCAGGCGCTGCGCGCCCTGCCGCCCCAGAGCCGCCGGGCCATGGTCTGCGCCGTGTACGCCGTGCTGGCCGCCGCCCTGCCCGGGCCGGCCCAGGCCGCCGCCCGGGGGCTGGCCAAGGCCGGCGCGGCCGACCAGGCGCTTGTTGAGGTTCTGGCCGCCGATCTGGCCGCCCGCGCCCGGGCCGCCGCCCGCCCTCTCCCCGTGCGTTCCCCTCTACCGGGACCGGCCACGGCCGCCGGCCAAACCGGCAAAGGCCTTTGGAGCCGCGTCAAGACCCTGGTCGCCCAGCCGTCCGGGACTTCCGGCGAACCGGCCGACAACCTGCGTCGGGAACTGGCCACGCCGGGCGCGCGCCTGGAAAAACGCCAGATCATGTGGACCGCCCTGGACGGCGCGGTCCTGGCCGACGTCGAAGTGGCCCGATGTTCCCTCAAAGCCGTCAGCCTCATGGGCGCGGTCATGACCGGAACCATTTTTAGCGCAACCCAGTTCGCCGACGTCAATTTCGAAGGCGCTCGCCTGGAAAACGTGACTTTTGCCGGCTGCCGGTTCCTCAACTGCCGTTTCTCCGAAGCTGTGCTGGGCAAGGTGCGCTTTATCGACTGCGACATGCGGCTTTGCGCCTTTGGCGGACTGGCTGGCGAGGACGTGGCCATGACGGGCCTGGACGCCCTGGCCTGCGATTTCATCGGCGCGACCCTGGCCGGGTTGACCCTGACCCGTTGCCGGTTGCGTGCTGCCAGCCTGGTGCGGGCGGTGGTCCACGACTGCGCCTGCCAGGGCGTGGTTTTTTCCGACTGCCTGTTCGAGATGGCGACGTTTGTCCGCATCCGATTTCAAAGTGTGCGCACCGAGGGCTGCTATTTCGCCAAATCGCGTTTTATAGGCCCCACCGACGAACCCGACATCCTGGGCGCGGTGGCCCGGGACGAAGCCGCCGCCATCCTCGAAGCGGCCGAGGCCGGCCAGCCGCTTCCTTCGGCCCTGGCCGACGGCCCGGGGCTGCGTCTGATTGCGGCGGTGTGCGACATCGTGCTGGCCGGCCGCGACTACCGCCGCCGCCGCCTGGCCATGCTCGCCAACAACAAACGCCGCCTGGCCTGGGCCAGACGGCGGCTCGGCGAGGACGGGGCGGCCTTCCTGGAAGTGCTGCCGACCCTAGTCCAGGCACCGCTGGTGCGCGACGACAACGGCCTGCGCCCGGCCCCGGCGGCCCGCATCGCCGGGCAGCTTCCCACCCTCGCCGCCGCCCGCCTGGCTGCCTCCCATTTCGGCGACCGCGTCGCCGAAGCAACCACCCTCCCCAACGACGCCATCCGGGTCGAGGCCGTCTATACCATCGGCAGCGTCGGCACCGTGGCCCAGACCGACGACTCCGACCTCGACGTCTGGATCGTGCTGGCCGAAGCCGACGCCGCCCGACCGGATCTGGCCGCTTTCCAGGACAAGCTCGACGCCGTCAGCCGGCAGGCCGACCGCGACCACCATCTCGAAATCCACTTTTTCCTCATGAGCGTGTCCGACATCCGCGACAACATTTTCGGCTACTCCGCCGACGAAGGCTACGGCTCGGCCCAGGGCTGCCTGCTCAAGGAGGAATTCTACCGTACGGCCCTGGTTGTGGCTGGCAAGAAGCCGGCTTGGTGGTGCCTGCCGCCGGACATCGCCGAGGAAGGCTACGCCAAGGCCATGGCCGCCCTTGGCCGCACCGCCGCCGATGTGGCCGCCGACTGCCTGGACTTCGGCTGCGTACGGGCCATCGCCGGGGACGAATATTTTGGCGCGTCGCTGTGGATGATCGTCAAATCCCTAACGAGTCCGTTCAAATCCATCATCAAGTTCGGGTTACTGGAGAAGTACGCCGCCCATCCCGGGCGGCCGAACCTGCTGTGCGAGACGCTGAAAGCTTCCATCCTGGCCAGCCAGGGAGGCCTGTGGCGCTGCGATCCGTATGCCCTGCTGTTTAAGGAAGTCAGCCGCCACTACGAAGAAAGCGGCCAGGCCGGAGCCATGGAGTTGCTGCGACAGGCCTTTTTGCAAAAAACCGGCTTCGACCCCTGCGACGAATACGCCAGCCGTACCGGCGAGGCCATCCTCGATCACTTCTTTCCCTACGCCCCGCCGGCGACCGGCTCCTGCCCGCCGCTGCCCAAAAAGGCCGGGGCCGATGCCGAAACCGGCTTTGCCCAGGGCATGGTTCTTTGCGACGCCATTTCCAATTATTTCCTCAAAGCCTACGAACGCCTCAAAAACCGCAGCGCCGAACTCGGCGCGGCCGGCGGACTGACCGAGCGCGACCAGGCCATGCTGTCGCGGCGCATCGCGGCCAGCTTCGCCAAGCGGGTGGGCAAGGTCATGCGGCTGCCGTTTTTGCGGCCCGGTCGGCATCTTTTCGATTCGCTGGAGATCGGACTGGAAGACGGCAAGAGCCGCGAAGCGGGGCTGGTGGCTAAGGGAGAGCCGGCCGTGCGCGGCGGGACGCGCAAATCCCGGCAAAAGGAGACCTTGCGCCAGGAACTCTCCGTGGTGCGGCTGGCCGCCTGGCTTGTGGCCAACGAACTCTACCGGCCGGGCCTGCATGTCCAGGCGACGCTGTTGCCGGCCCCGCTCACCCTGCCCGACTGCGTGGGGCTCCTGACCGCCGTCCATGACCTGTTCCCGGCCCGGGCGACCTTCAACCCGCCCCTGTCCTGGGGGCTGTCGCCGGAAAAGGTCACGACCGCCCTGCTGGTGGTCAACATGATGGCCCCGCGGGAGGAACGCGCGACGGTGAGCATCGACACCCTCTACGCCACGAGCTGGGGGGAGTTTTTCCACCTGGAACGGACCACGGCCCTGGAACCGCTGGGCGTCTCGCCCCGGGACTATCTCATCGATTCCATGGGGCTGACCCTCGACCCCGACGCCCGCATCGAAGTCTACGCTCCGGCCAAGTCGCTGTGCCAAGCCGTGCGGCGGGCCAAGAAAAGTTGA
- the pgm gene encoding phosphoglucomutase (alpha-D-glucose-1,6-bisphosphate-dependent), with protein MAVSPLAGKPAPRSLLVNVPRLVAAYYAVKPDPADPLCRVAFGTSGHRGTSFNGSFNEDHILATTQAICDHRAAQKITGPLYLGMDTHALSEPAWISALEVLAANGVAVRVQAGRGYTPTPVISHAILTFNRHHRGVLADGIVITPSHNPPEDGGFKYNPPSGGPADTDITKAMQDAANAYLEKKLAGVRRMTLASALAAETTEQYDYIAPYVADLANICDMGAIREAGLRLGVDPLGGSGVAYWEPMAERYGLNLSLISDVVDPTFSFMTVDKDGKIRMDCSSPYAMARLIEHKGSYDIAFGNDPDYDRHGIVTKGAGLLNPNNYLAVAISYLFATRPGWRADAAVGKTVVSSAMIDRVAAGLGRRLCEVPVGFKWFVPGLIDGSFGFGGEESAGAAYLRFDGTVWTTDKDGIIMDLLAAEITAKTGKDPAEHYAELAKRYGEPIYERMDAAATKAQKAALSKLSPELVAASSLAGEAITAKLTNAPGNGAAIGGLKVVTENGWFAARPSGTEDVYKIYAESFRGRDHLKALQAEAKEIVDAAFAAAGV; from the coding sequence ATGGCCGTCAGTCCCCTCGCCGGCAAGCCGGCGCCGCGTTCGCTTCTCGTCAACGTGCCGCGTCTGGTCGCCGCCTATTATGCCGTCAAGCCCGATCCGGCCGATCCCTTGTGCCGCGTTGCCTTTGGCACCTCCGGCCATCGGGGCACGTCGTTTAACGGTTCCTTCAACGAAGACCACATCCTGGCCACGACCCAGGCCATCTGCGACCACCGGGCCGCCCAAAAGATCACCGGGCCGCTGTATCTGGGCATGGACACCCACGCCCTGTCCGAGCCGGCCTGGATCAGCGCCCTGGAAGTGCTGGCCGCCAACGGCGTCGCCGTGCGCGTCCAGGCCGGCCGGGGCTACACCCCGACCCCGGTCATCTCCCACGCCATCTTGACCTTCAATCGCCATCACCGGGGCGTGTTGGCCGACGGCATCGTCATCACGCCGTCCCACAATCCTCCCGAGGACGGCGGCTTCAAGTACAATCCGCCCTCGGGCGGCCCGGCCGACACCGACATCACCAAGGCCATGCAGGACGCCGCCAACGCCTACCTGGAAAAAAAGCTGGCCGGCGTGCGGCGCATGACCCTGGCTTCGGCCCTGGCCGCCGAGACCACCGAGCAGTACGACTATATTGCCCCTTACGTGGCCGATTTGGCCAACATCTGCGACATGGGGGCCATCCGCGAGGCCGGGCTGCGCCTGGGCGTCGATCCCTTGGGCGGTTCGGGCGTGGCCTACTGGGAGCCCATGGCCGAGCGCTATGGCCTGAACCTGTCGCTGATCAGCGACGTGGTGGACCCGACCTTTTCGTTTATGACCGTGGACAAGGACGGCAAGATCCGCATGGACTGCTCCTCGCCCTACGCCATGGCCCGGCTCATTGAGCACAAGGGTTCCTACGACATCGCCTTTGGCAACGACCCGGACTACGACCGCCACGGCATCGTGACCAAGGGCGCGGGGTTGTTAAATCCCAACAACTACCTGGCCGTGGCCATCAGCTACCTTTTCGCCACGCGCCCGGGCTGGCGGGCCGACGCGGCCGTGGGCAAGACCGTGGTGTCCAGCGCCATGATCGACCGGGTGGCGGCGGGGCTTGGCCGCAGGCTGTGCGAGGTGCCGGTGGGCTTTAAATGGTTCGTTCCCGGGCTTATTGACGGCTCCTTCGGCTTTGGCGGCGAGGAGAGCGCCGGCGCGGCCTATCTGCGCTTTGACGGCACGGTCTGGACCACGGACAAGGACGGCATCATCATGGATCTGCTTGCCGCCGAGATCACGGCCAAGACCGGCAAGGACCCGGCCGAGCACTATGCCGAGCTGGCCAAACGCTACGGCGAGCCCATCTACGAGCGCATGGACGCTGCGGCCACCAAGGCGCAAAAAGCGGCCCTGTCCAAGCTCTCGCCCGAGCTGGTGGCGGCTTCGTCCCTGGCCGGCGAGGCGATAACGGCCAAGCTGACCAACGCCCCGGGCAACGGCGCGGCCATCGGCGGGCTGAAGGTGGTGACGGAAAACGGCTGGTTCGCGGCCCGGCCCTCGGGCACCGAGGACGTCTATAAAATCTACGCCGAGAGCTTCCGGGGGCGCGACCACCTCAAGGCCCTGCAAGCCGAGGCCAAGGAGATCGTGGACGCGGCCTTTGCCGCCGCCGGCGTATAA
- a CDS encoding site-2 protease family protein: protein MTYVVVAALLGLLVFVHELGHFLAAKAVGIPVARFSLGIGPVLVSRTVGGVRYCLSAVPFGGYVLPDLRDEAAYLALPLGKRLIFSLAGPLANILFALAVYAALTLAAPGALGWAALAVKPLALCWKTLAGMVAGLGALFSRPEQLSGVVGIVAEGSRFAGSDLTRHAILAAHLSLSLAVFNLLPLPPLDGGKMVFDTLARLWSGLSRLYIPVAVGGWLALIGLMGYATVQDVWKYCL from the coding sequence ATGACCTATGTCGTTGTCGCGGCGCTTTTGGGCCTGCTCGTTTTCGTTCATGAACTCGGCCATTTCCTGGCCGCCAAAGCGGTCGGCATCCCGGTGGCCCGGTTTTCCCTGGGCATCGGGCCGGTGCTGGTCAGCCGCACCGTGGGCGGGGTGCGCTATTGCCTCAGCGCCGTCCCCTTTGGCGGCTATGTCCTGCCGGACCTGCGCGACGAGGCGGCCTATCTGGCCCTGCCCCTGGGCAAACGGCTGATCTTCTCCCTGGCCGGCCCCCTGGCCAACATCCTTTTTGCCCTGGCCGTCTATGCCGCCCTGACCCTGGCCGCGCCCGGGGCGCTTGGCTGGGCCGCCCTGGCCGTCAAGCCCCTGGCCCTGTGCTGGAAGACCCTGGCCGGCATGGTGGCCGGCCTGGGCGCGCTTTTTTCCCGGCCAGAGCAGTTAAGCGGCGTGGTCGGCATTGTGGCTGAGGGTTCGCGTTTCGCCGGCTCCGACCTCACTCGCCACGCCATCCTTGCCGCCCATCTTTCGCTTTCCCTGGCCGTGTTCAACCTGCTGCCGCTGCCGCCCCTGGACGGCGGCAAGATGGTCTTCGACACCCTGGCCCGTCTGTGGTCTGGGCTTTCGCGCCTGTACATCCCCGTGGCCGTGGGCGGCTGGTTGGCGCTCATCGGCCTTATGGGCTACGCCACGGTCCAGGACGTCTGGAAGTATTGTCTCTAA
- the gpmI gene encoding 2,3-bisphosphoglycerate-independent phosphoglycerate mutase, with translation MKPTPTLLLILDGWGIAPAGPGNAVTEAGTPALDRLLSDNPSTTLACCGRAVGLPSGFMGNSEVGHMNIGAGRVVYQDMTRIDMAVEDGSLAANPVLAELARASLAAGGRVHLMGLISDGGVHSHISHAKALAAAFAALGQRDIFFHALLDGRDTPPESGAGYVADLQASLESLGAGRVASLIGRFYAMDRDNRWERVAQAYAALTEGVGEPFTDPVEAVKTAYAAGETDEFVKPRVLAGGEGVIRDGDAVFFFNFRADRAREITKALAFADFDAFPRGRVPALSGYATMTEYDGSFGLPAAFAPVAVTDVLGEVYSRAGLTQLRLAETEKYAHVTYFFNCGREEPFPGEERVLVPSPRDVATYDLKPEMSAAAVTDAFLASMDKGHSLSVVNLANCDMVGHTGILEAAKTAVRTVDACVARIIAATTAAGWRVLVTADHGNAEEMIAPTGGPMTAHTLNPVRLILVDPARKGVTLSPGKLGDIAPTILHLAGLPVPEAMTGQCLIAGEGA, from the coding sequence ATGAAGCCAACGCCCACCCTGCTGTTGATCCTCGACGGCTGGGGCATTGCCCCGGCCGGTCCCGGCAATGCCGTGACCGAGGCCGGCACGCCCGCCCTTGACCGTCTGCTGTCCGACAATCCGTCCACGACCCTGGCCTGCTGTGGCCGGGCCGTGGGCCTGCCGTCCGGGTTCATGGGCAACTCCGAGGTCGGCCACATGAACATCGGGGCCGGCCGGGTGGTTTATCAGGACATGACCCGCATCGACATGGCCGTGGAGGACGGGTCGCTGGCCGCCAATCCGGTCCTGGCCGAGCTGGCCCGGGCGTCGCTGGCCGCCGGTGGGCGCGTCCACCTCATGGGGCTTATCTCCGATGGCGGGGTGCACAGCCACATCAGCCACGCCAAGGCCCTGGCCGCCGCCTTCGCGGCGCTCGGGCAGCGCGACATCTTCTTTCATGCCCTGCTCGACGGCCGCGACACGCCGCCCGAAAGCGGGGCCGGCTACGTGGCCGACTTGCAGGCCTCCCTGGAGAGCCTGGGCGCTGGCCGCGTCGCCTCGCTCATCGGCCGCTTCTACGCCATGGACCGCGACAACCGTTGGGAGCGGGTGGCGCAAGCCTACGCCGCCCTGACCGAGGGGGTAGGCGAGCCGTTTACCGACCCGGTTGAGGCCGTCAAGACCGCCTACGCCGCCGGGGAGACCGACGAATTCGTCAAGCCGCGCGTCCTGGCCGGAGGCGAGGGGGTCATCCGCGACGGCGACGCCGTGTTTTTCTTCAATTTCCGGGCCGACCGGGCGCGCGAGATCACCAAGGCCCTGGCCTTCGCCGATTTCGACGCCTTTCCCCGGGGCCGCGTGCCCGCGTTGTCGGGCTATGCCACCATGACCGAGTACGACGGCTCGTTTGGCCTGCCGGCGGCCTTTGCGCCGGTGGCCGTCACCGACGTCCTGGGCGAGGTCTATTCCCGGGCCGGCCTGACCCAGCTGCGGCTGGCCGAGACGGAAAAATACGCCCACGTCACCTATTTCTTCAACTGCGGCCGCGAGGAGCCTTTCCCCGGCGAGGAGCGTGTGCTGGTGCCTTCACCCCGGGACGTGGCCACCTACGACCTCAAGCCCGAGATGAGCGCCGCCGCCGTCACCGACGCCTTTCTGGCCTCCATGGACAAAGGGCACAGCCTGTCGGTGGTCAACCTCGCCAACTGCGACATGGTGGGGCACACCGGCATCCTGGAAGCGGCCAAGACGGCCGTGCGCACGGTGGACGCCTGCGTGGCCCGCATCATCGCGGCCACCACGGCCGCCGGCTGGCGGGTGCTGGTCACCGCCGACCACGGCAACGCCGAGGAAATGATCGCGCCCACAGGCGGCCCCATGACCGCCCATACGCTGAATCCCGTGCGGCTCATTCTGGTTGATCCGGCGCGCAAGGGCGTAACGCTCTCGCCGGGCAAGCTCGGCGACATCGCGCCGACCATTTTGCATCTGGCTGGGCTGCCCGTGCCCGAGGCCATGACCGGACAATGTCTGATCGCCGGGGAGGGGGCATGA
- the rsfS gene encoding ribosome silencing factor: MSVKSADANIAPAAKAAQVAAWLYEKKAKEIQAVDVTGLSPICEAMVMASAGSARQAQALADHVLARCGEFGYSYLGQEGYRLGQWVLLDLNDVLVNIFMGDQRSFYNLEGLWSEGKPIALRLAPAAKAAAPGTADAADTAATDDADDDPENDA; the protein is encoded by the coding sequence ATGTCCGTCAAATCCGCTGATGCCAACATCGCTCCCGCCGCCAAGGCCGCCCAGGTCGCTGCCTGGCTCTACGAAAAGAAAGCCAAGGAAATACAGGCTGTAGACGTTACAGGCCTGAGCCCCATCTGCGAGGCCATGGTCATGGCCTCGGCCGGCAGCGCCCGGCAGGCCCAGGCCCTGGCCGACCACGTCCTGGCCCGTTGCGGCGAGTTCGGCTATTCTTACCTCGGCCAGGAAGGCTACCGCCTCGGCCAGTGGGTGCTGCTCGACCTCAACGACGTGCTGGTCAACATTTTCATGGGCGACCAGCGTTCCTTCTACAATCTCGAAGGCCTGTGGTCCGAGGGCAAGCCCATCGCCCTGCGTCTGGCCCCGGCGGCCAAGGCTGCGGCCCCCGGCACAGCCGACGCCGCGGATACCGCCGCTACCGATGACGCAGACGACGATCCCGAGAACGACGCATGA